From a single Nakaseomyces glabratus chromosome H, complete sequence genomic region:
- the ATP18 gene encoding F1F0 ATP synthase subunit i (CAGL0H04191g~Ortholog(s) have proton-transporting ATP synthase activity, rotational mechanism activity and role in ATP synthesis coupled proton transport, mitochondrial proton-transporting ATP synthase complex assembly, protein complex oligomerization) produces MIKRFQFPVLKTYWPFFAAGAVVYYGVSKAATAMSNSEEFINDPRNPRFHRGEKPL; encoded by the coding sequence ATGATTAAGAGATTTCAATTTCCAGTCCTGAAGACTTACTGGCCATTCTTCGCCGCTGGTGCAGTTGTGTACTATGGTGTCAGCAAAGCCGCCACTGCCATGTCCAACAGTGAAGAATTTATCAATGATCCAAGAAACCCACGTTTCCACAGAGGTGAGAAGCCTTTGTAA